The following coding sequences are from one Pasteurellaceae bacterium RH1A window:
- a CDS encoding acyl carrier protein has translation MALELQLKQLIIDSLALEDISVDDIDSDAPLFGDEGLGLDSVDALELGLAVQKTFGLQLDSEQTQLRDHFESVTTLANFIRSQKGDI, from the coding sequence ATGGCACTAGAACTTCAACTTAAACAACTTATTATCGACAGTCTTGCCCTTGAAGACATCAGCGTGGACGATATTGACAGCGATGCGCCGCTTTTTGGCGATGAGGGTTTGGGCTTAGACTCAGTTGATGCCTTAGAACTCGGTTTAGCCGTGCAAAAAACCTTTGGTTTACAGCTGGATAGCGAACAAACCCAACTGCGTGATCACTTTGAAAGTGTGACCACGCTTGCCAACTTTATCCGTAGCCAAAAGGGTGACATCTAA
- a CDS encoding acyl-phosphate glycerol 3-phosphate acyltransferase — translation MAEKLDYARRFVATALGFAFWGVAGLLFQLYLYPYAKNHRTNSLETQLKIRRLVGKIWAIFTRYLVWAGVLEVEYKGFDKLGRKGQLVLANHPSLLDVVLIIGKQPDFNCIVKQDLLNNPTMRNQILACGFLPNTESLELLEQCDEVLKEQALLLFPEGTRTGWDGVIKLNRGAVSIGLRSATVITPITVKMQPLNFKKGQPWYQLPSKRIRYEITVGEDIDPQTWLAEKPLPIASRRLTHYLEDYFNSQTQGQ, via the coding sequence CTGGCAGAAAAACTAGACTATGCTCGCCGTTTTGTGGCGACTGCGCTCGGCTTCGCCTTTTGGGGTGTGGCTGGCCTGCTCTTTCAGCTTTATCTTTATCCTTACGCCAAAAACCACCGCACCAATTCCCTGGAAACCCAGCTCAAAATCCGCCGTTTGGTGGGGAAAATTTGGGCGATATTTACTCGCTATCTGGTTTGGGCTGGCGTGCTGGAGGTGGAATACAAGGGCTTTGACAAGCTGGGCAGAAAGGGGCAGTTGGTGCTGGCCAATCACCCCTCGCTCTTAGATGTGGTTTTGATTATCGGCAAACAGCCGGATTTTAACTGCATTGTGAAGCAAGATTTGCTGAATAACCCCACTATGCGTAACCAAATTCTGGCCTGCGGTTTCCTGCCTAATACGGAATCGCTGGAACTGCTGGAGCAGTGCGATGAGGTTTTGAAAGAACAGGCCCTCTTGCTCTTTCCTGAAGGCACTCGCACGGGTTGGGACGGTGTGATAAAACTTAACCGTGGAGCGGTCTCGATTGGGCTTCGCAGTGCGACTGTGATTACGCCCATTACGGTCAAAATGCAGCCGCTTAACTTCAAAAAAGGGCAGCCTTGGTACCAACTGCCCAGCAAGCGGATTCGTTATGAAATCACCGTGGGTGAGGACATCGATCCGCAAACCTGGCTGGCAGAAAAGCCCCTGCCCATTGCCTCTCGCCGTTTGACCCACTATTTGGAAGATTACTTTAACTCACAAACACAAGGACAATAA
- a CDS encoding dialkylresorcinol condensing enzyme yields the protein MTKKILLISYSQTGQLTQLADNFIQPLKEVGLDVEEYVVKPLDPYRFPWKFETFFNTFPETVHLQPKPIEKPVFQREKYDLIIIAYSVWFLSPAQPITAFMQTAEAKKILQDTPVITLIGCRNMWLQAQEKMKKLIADGGGKLVGNVVKVDQSNAWASFITTPAWMFTGNKQHFASLPSAGISEAELADMQRFGQALLQKIQQNQPLDQPLFQGMGAVKIDEKLMMSEKVGHRSFYLWGKLLIKCGQISPHLRRFMLYFYIVFLVCLILTVVPISAVLKHLLRPLLKKKLAQQKEYYAQPSGE from the coding sequence ATGACGAAAAAGATCCTGCTGATTTCCTATTCCCAAACCGGCCAACTGACCCAGCTAGCCGACAACTTCATCCAGCCCCTAAAAGAGGTAGGTCTTGACGTGGAAGAATATGTGGTCAAGCCCCTGGATCCCTACCGCTTTCCTTGGAAATTTGAGACTTTTTTCAACACCTTTCCTGAAACGGTGCATTTGCAGCCTAAACCCATCGAAAAGCCGGTTTTTCAGCGTGAAAAATACGATCTGATCATCATCGCCTACAGCGTTTGGTTCCTCTCGCCCGCCCAACCCATTACTGCCTTTATGCAGACAGCAGAGGCCAAAAAGATCTTGCAAGACACGCCAGTTATTACCCTAATTGGCTGTCGCAATATGTGGCTCCAAGCCCAGGAAAAAATGAAGAAATTGATTGCAGATGGTGGCGGCAAGCTGGTGGGCAATGTGGTGAAAGTGGATCAGTCTAACGCTTGGGCCAGTTTTATCACCACACCGGCCTGGATGTTTACCGGCAATAAACAGCACTTTGCCAGCCTGCCAAGTGCCGGAATTAGTGAGGCAGAATTGGCTGATATGCAACGTTTCGGCCAGGCACTCTTGCAAAAAATTCAGCAAAATCAACCGCTTGATCAGCCTCTTTTTCAAGGAATGGGAGCGGTTAAGATTGATGAAAAGCTGATGATGAGCGAAAAGGTTGGCCACCGCAGTTTTTATCTGTGGGGGAAATTACTGATCAAATGCGGTCAAATCTCACCGCACCTACGCCGTTTTATGCTCTATTTTTATATTGTCTTTTTGGTCTGCTTGATCCTCACCGTAGTGCCGATTTCGGCGGTGCTTAAGCATTTATTAAGACCGCTCTTAAAGAAAAAATTAGCCCAGCAAAAAGAATATTACGCCCAACCCAGCGGTGAATAA
- a CDS encoding peptidase → MQNFPHQHTAHCESGVMSTLLKSHGLDFNEALVFGLASALTFVYIPLVKVSGMPLISYRMPPRAIIKSLTKQLGIGLKMQKFRSPQAGSQALDQALAEGKLVGLQTSVFWLPYFPPEMRFHFNAHNLLVYGRENEEYLISDPVFEEVQRCKAEDLERARFAKGALAAKGLMYYFENQPKLDALDLPKLVRKAIRKQAKQMLAPLFFVGVKGIRTIAKQIEKLGKSKQSDKYKKLYLGHIVRMQEEIGTGGAGFRYLYAYFLEQASQICQDPALKTASEHMTQIGDQWRQFASLCVKQCRKPSAEGYQEVATFLRGIAEQEEKLWQGLKQ, encoded by the coding sequence ATGCAAAACTTCCCCCACCAACACACTGCCCACTGCGAAAGTGGCGTGATGTCCACCCTACTTAAATCCCACGGGCTGGACTTTAATGAGGCCCTAGTTTTCGGGCTGGCTTCTGCCCTCACCTTTGTCTATATTCCCCTGGTCAAGGTCAGCGGTATGCCTTTGATTTCCTACCGAATGCCGCCTCGTGCCATTATTAAATCCCTGACCAAGCAGCTGGGCATTGGGCTAAAAATGCAGAAATTCCGCTCCCCACAGGCAGGATCTCAAGCCCTTGATCAGGCACTTGCTGAGGGCAAGCTGGTAGGCTTGCAGACCTCGGTCTTTTGGCTGCCCTACTTTCCTCCTGAAATGCGTTTTCACTTTAACGCCCACAATCTTTTGGTTTATGGCCGGGAGAATGAAGAATATCTCATCAGCGATCCTGTTTTTGAAGAGGTGCAACGTTGCAAGGCAGAGGATCTAGAACGAGCCCGTTTTGCCAAGGGGGCCCTGGCTGCTAAGGGCTTGATGTATTATTTTGAAAACCAGCCCAAGTTAGATGCCCTTGATTTGCCCAAACTGGTGCGAAAGGCCATTCGCAAACAGGCCAAACAGATGTTAGCACCGCTCTTTTTTGTGGGTGTGAAAGGCATCCGCACTATCGCCAAGCAGATCGAAAAATTAGGCAAGAGCAAGCAATCAGACAAGTACAAAAAGCTCTACTTGGGCCACATCGTCCGAATGCAGGAAGAAATCGGCACAGGCGGGGCTGGCTTTCGCTACCTCTATGCCTATTTCCTAGAACAGGCCAGCCAAATCTGCCAAGACCCAGCCCTAAAAACCGCCTCAGAACATATGACCCAAATCGGCGACCAATGGCGACAATTTGCCAGCCTTTGTGTGAAACAGTGTCGAAAACCAAGTGCTGAGGGCTATCAGGAAGTGGCTACCTTTTTGAGGGGGATTGCAGAGCAGGAAGAAAAATTATGGCAGGGGTTGAAACAATAA
- a CDS encoding ABC transporter ATP-binding protein, translated as MIQIHHLTHRYPNADSLALQDLNLTLKQGETVGLLGPNGAGKTTLMSLISGLQAVQSGQVLFEGLPFEQLSKKQRHQISLVPQDFAFYPLLSVWENLKFFASLYGISDKSYLQELLKKVDLTAHQHKLAKHLSGGLKRRLNFAIGLINRPKVIFLDEITVGIDPESRQFILESVAELGKQGVTVIYTSHYLQEIEQLCQRLVLLHQGRLIYDGDIPTILAQNQHHSLERFYLDFLSQEARK; from the coding sequence ATGATCCAAATCCACCACCTCACCCACCGCTATCCCAACGCCGATAGCCTTGCCCTGCAAGACCTTAATCTCACCCTCAAACAGGGCGAAACTGTCGGCCTGCTAGGGCCTAACGGAGCAGGCAAAACCACCTTAATGTCCTTGATTTCGGGCTTGCAGGCGGTGCAAAGCGGTCAGGTTTTATTTGAAGGCCTGCCCTTTGAGCAACTCAGCAAAAAACAGCGTCATCAAATTTCCCTAGTGCCACAAGATTTCGCCTTTTATCCCCTGTTGAGCGTCTGGGAAAACCTGAAATTTTTTGCCTCCCTCTATGGCATTTCAGATAAATCATACCTTCAAGAACTGCTCAAAAAGGTGGATTTAACCGCCCACCAGCACAAACTGGCCAAACATCTTTCAGGCGGGCTTAAACGCCGGCTTAACTTTGCCATTGGGCTGATTAACCGCCCCAAGGTCATTTTTTTAGATGAAATCACGGTTGGGATCGACCCCGAATCCCGCCAGTTTATTTTGGAAAGTGTGGCAGAGCTAGGCAAACAGGGCGTAACCGTGATTTACACCTCTCATTACCTGCAAGAAATCGAACAGCTTTGCCAGCGTTTGGTACTGCTTCATCAAGGCAGGCTCATCTATGACGGCGATATTCCCACCATTCTTGCCCAAAACCAGCACCATTCTCTGGAGCGTTTTTACTTGGATTTTCTAAGCCAGGAGGCCAGAAAATGA
- a CDS encoding ABC transporter: MLFASILKEMRLLSRDLHGVAVLFIMPILFMLIMSAALSDNSDLKTSSKIALLSDSENALNQALFKALQGENLSIEEGNLAELNRFQTALQAGEFELIIANPNSGKKALDEEDSLQLWINPSVDRAWLLGVKGILQKHYTQQRLAVYLEDNHIQLANNKRKQIKQIENQVNKDLDKKFAQINAYLAQDLWAETYLNRQGQEVAKPNSVQHSVPAWLIFGMFFILIPLSNVMAMERQTNTITRLRMARASAFSLMCGKFIPYFLINQLQFVGMIALGYFVLPQLDMPAFELTGDWLPYALLSVAVSLSALGYGLLISVIARTTEQAVVLGGGGIIIMAALGGIMVPTYVMPEVMQTIAQFSPMGWALTGFQQLLLNQYTLAQIQTPLYLLMSFGLVSLALAMGIYQHQLKTQVRF, encoded by the coding sequence ATGCTATTTGCCTCGATCTTAAAGGAAATGCGACTTTTAAGCCGAGATCTACACGGCGTGGCAGTGCTCTTTATTATGCCTATTCTCTTTATGCTGATTATGTCGGCAGCCTTGAGCGATAATAGCGATCTCAAGACAAGTTCTAAAATCGCCCTCTTAAGTGATTCTGAAAACGCCCTGAACCAGGCCTTGTTTAAGGCACTTCAAGGCGAAAATTTGAGTATAGAAGAGGGCAATCTCGCTGAGCTTAACCGCTTCCAAACCGCCCTACAAGCGGGGGAATTTGAGCTAATTATTGCAAATCCTAATTCAGGCAAGAAGGCATTGGATGAAGAGGACAGCCTGCAACTATGGATCAACCCTAGCGTGGATCGAGCCTGGCTCTTGGGCGTGAAAGGGATCTTGCAAAAGCACTACACCCAACAGCGTTTGGCGGTTTATTTGGAGGATAACCACATCCAGCTGGCCAATAATAAACGCAAGCAAATCAAACAGATAGAAAACCAGGTCAATAAAGATTTAGATAAGAAATTCGCCCAAATCAATGCGTATTTGGCCCAAGACTTGTGGGCTGAAACCTACCTCAACCGCCAGGGGCAGGAGGTGGCCAAGCCCAATTCTGTGCAGCATAGTGTGCCGGCCTGGTTGATTTTTGGAATGTTCTTTATCCTGATCCCGCTTTCCAACGTGATGGCAATGGAACGCCAAACTAACACCATCACCAGGCTCAGAATGGCCCGTGCTTCTGCTTTCAGTCTGATGTGTGGTAAGTTTATTCCCTATTTTCTGATTAACCAGTTGCAGTTTGTGGGGATGATTGCTCTGGGCTATTTTGTCCTGCCTCAATTGGATATGCCAGCCTTTGAACTGACGGGAGACTGGCTGCCCTATGCCCTCTTGTCGGTGGCGGTCAGCCTATCTGCCTTGGGCTATGGCCTGCTGATTAGCGTGATTGCCCGCACCACGGAACAAGCGGTGGTCTTGGGCGGTGGTGGTATTATCATTATGGCCGCCCTAGGTGGCATTATGGTGCCGACCTATGTAATGCCGGAAGTGATGCAAACCATCGCCCAATTTTCGCCTATGGGCTGGGCCTTGACCGGCTTCCAACAGCTTCTGCTTAACCAATACACGCTGGCCCAAATCCAAACTCCTTTATATTTATTGATGAGCTTTGGGCTGGTGAGTTTGGCCTTGGCAATGGGGATTTACCAGCACCAGTTAAAGACTCAGGTGCGGTTTTGA
- a CDS encoding acyl carrier protein, with protein sequence MAYTFTLEQAALEQELKKLILQESEKDDFEPEEISDDEYLFGEQSRIQLDSLDALQIVVALQAHFKVRLQGDRMVRKHMMTVRDLAHFIRQEHSK encoded by the coding sequence ATGGCCTATACCTTTACCTTGGAACAAGCTGCCCTTGAGCAGGAACTTAAAAAACTTATCCTACAAGAAAGTGAAAAAGACGACTTCGAGCCTGAAGAAATCAGCGATGACGAATACCTCTTTGGTGAGCAAAGCCGAATTCAATTAGACTCGCTAGACGCCCTGCAAATTGTGGTCGCCCTGCAAGCCCATTTTAAGGTGCGGCTACAGGGCGATAGAATGGTGCGTAAGCATATGATGACGGTCAGAGATCTGGCCCATTTTATTCGGCAAGAGCACAGCAAATAA
- a CDS encoding beta-ketoacyl synthase: MAVYLHTASARFAKNRQKRTACALGQAVDLPYFNAFDEPLLSLDQLYGYLEEQIAQTLEEAGWTEQDFSQMPILLGSTAYVISDCEARFAQQEPMPSQYSLAVIAEYLQARYQTQVFSLATSCTSSAQAIQTAYKMLKNGLYDKALVVGFEMFNRLTFEHFFAMNLLSFEEDYQPLVRSNGLVLGEGIGCVALSSQPSDVPCEILAVEGVTDNLNLTNNSQQALEDLLSQCLAKANVQADQITCVKPHGVGGASDEMEKSLLARFFPKAQVLALKSQCGHTLGASGAIETALLLQEIRQNPPLAEGPCLSYFLGFGGSNVAWILKWGNDDA, from the coding sequence ATGGCCGTTTACCTCCACACGGCAAGCGCCCGTTTTGCAAAAAACCGCCAAAAACGCACCGCTTGTGCCCTGGGCCAGGCGGTGGATTTGCCCTATTTCAATGCCTTTGATGAACCTCTTTTAAGCCTTGACCAACTCTACGGCTATTTGGAGGAGCAAATTGCCCAAACCCTAGAAGAAGCTGGCTGGACGGAGCAAGACTTCAGCCAAATGCCCATCCTCTTGGGATCGACCGCCTATGTCATCAGCGACTGCGAAGCCCGTTTTGCCCAGCAGGAACCTATGCCCAGCCAATACAGCCTGGCTGTAATTGCTGAGTATTTGCAGGCCCGCTACCAAACCCAGGTCTTTAGCCTTGCCACCTCCTGCACCTCTTCCGCCCAGGCCATACAGACGGCCTATAAAATGCTTAAAAATGGGCTATATGACAAGGCGCTGGTGGTTGGTTTTGAGATGTTTAACCGCCTGACCTTTGAGCATTTTTTTGCCATGAACCTGCTGTCTTTCGAGGAGGATTACCAGCCCTTGGTTCGTTCAAATGGGCTAGTTCTAGGTGAGGGCATTGGCTGTGTGGCACTTTCCAGCCAGCCTTCTGATGTTCCCTGTGAAATTCTGGCGGTTGAAGGGGTAACGGATAACCTCAACCTGACCAACAACAGCCAGCAGGCCTTAGAAGATCTCTTAAGCCAATGCCTAGCCAAGGCCAATGTGCAGGCAGATCAGATCACTTGCGTCAAGCCCCACGGTGTGGGCGGGGCCAGTGATGAGATGGAAAAAAGCCTGCTTGCCCGCTTTTTCCCTAAAGCCCAGGTACTGGCCCTTAAAAGTCAGTGTGGCCATACCCTAGGAGCCAGCGGGGCCATTGAAACCGCCCTACTTTTGCAAGAAATTCGCCAAAATCCCCCGCTTGCAGAGGGGCCTTGCCTTAGCTATTTCCTGGGTTTTGGGGGGAGCAATGTGGCTTGGATCTTAAAATGGGGAAATGATGATGCATAA
- a CDS encoding pitrilysin, which produces MKKSLLCYALSAIFAATSLPLSAQAPQVNQTQVQNQLGFELIKQTINKSPTDKAIYQGIKLANGMTVLLISDEKANKSLMSLALPIGSMEDPVSQQGLAHYLEHMVLMGSKDFPETNGLDKFLSQNGGYNNASTAPHRTAYYFQVNNEAFDEGVARLADALGQPLLLESNAKKEVNAVNAEMVRAKSNDGWLLRSVDLATSNPAHPMTKFAVGNNETLSDKPDSKLQAELVKFYDQYYSANLMKAVLYSNQPIEKLAKLAESTLGKVKNKNLTAPSVDVPLYRDQDKGLFISYKPIQPVKLLSINFDYPNDEGEFKHKTAQYLEYVFSNNTEGTLSDYLIKNGLSDSGIQASSDPNTSRNRGDFSLYVVLTDKGLAEQDKIISLIFQQIELVKKAGAQPSYFNEIKESLSQSFQHLQIEKNARFIEGLADQMLLYPLENIIDSAYVVEEMDEKAIEAKLAGMTLDNARIVLMSDKAVTDKTTPYMQAGYSAQKFTNEQKARWLDFSKNPEIKLPELNPYFATDFSLNKVDRERTKPALIENGKGTKVYAMPSHYFGQEPKAKLLMVFTISEEKHDLKSAMAAALLNYMHALEQSKLLFQASVAGISADFTFGQNGAVLSLEGYTQHLQKLLENGLAKTQNFELTEATFAQAKQRMLEGIEAENKANSLRQATSVLGKITSFPYFEQDKRRAMVEELTLADVAAARERSLTQANGAGLLSVGNLSDEQVKSLLQAAEKVVKNANEGLNLSSYVDLSQVTDKVSYIQAVPHEDNALALSYFVQGDEEIKQSVQAGLVKDIIARWHFNDLRTEKQLGYVVYATATKVGKTSGLQFMVQSPNATPEIIMQHNQRFFKETWDKLQTLSDEEFEKYRASQLEKLHYKPESLDQEFGRYVADFSRGLDKFDTREQIIEALKAVSKQEVIDFYKQAVMEQKGFVLASQSLGTKATKADAAVLEGFKLIDKLEDYQKGLPRTAW; this is translated from the coding sequence ATGAAAAAATCCCTCCTCTGCTACGCCCTGTCGGCCATTTTTGCGGCCACGTCGCTGCCCCTTTCTGCCCAAGCACCTCAAGTTAATCAAACCCAGGTGCAAAACCAGTTAGGCTTTGAGCTGATTAAGCAAACCATCAACAAAAGCCCAACTGACAAGGCCATCTACCAAGGCATTAAGCTGGCCAATGGCATGACGGTTCTGTTAATTTCCGATGAAAAGGCCAATAAGTCGCTTATGTCTCTGGCTTTGCCCATTGGGTCCATGGAAGACCCAGTCTCCCAACAGGGCCTGGCCCATTATTTGGAGCATATGGTGCTGATGGGGTCTAAAGACTTCCCTGAAACCAATGGCTTGGACAAGTTTCTCAGCCAAAACGGGGGCTATAACAATGCCTCCACCGCCCCTCACCGCACGGCCTACTATTTTCAGGTCAATAACGAGGCCTTTGATGAGGGCGTAGCCCGCCTGGCTGATGCCTTGGGCCAGCCGCTCTTGCTGGAGTCTAATGCCAAGAAGGAGGTCAATGCGGTCAATGCCGAGATGGTGCGGGCCAAGTCTAATGACGGCTGGTTGCTGCGCAGTGTCGATCTAGCCACCTCCAACCCCGCCCACCCCATGACCAAGTTTGCAGTGGGCAATAATGAAACCCTGTCCGACAAGCCTGACAGTAAATTGCAGGCTGAGCTGGTCAAGTTCTACGACCAATATTATTCGGCCAATCTCATGAAGGCGGTGCTTTACTCCAACCAGCCCATCGAAAAGCTGGCCAAGTTGGCCGAAAGCACCCTGGGCAAGGTTAAGAATAAAAACCTGACCGCCCCAAGCGTGGATGTGCCGCTCTATCGAGATCAGGACAAGGGGCTTTTTATCTCCTACAAGCCTATTCAGCCGGTGAAATTGCTCTCCATTAACTTTGACTACCCTAATGATGAGGGCGAGTTTAAGCACAAGACCGCCCAATATCTGGAGTATGTTTTTAGTAATAATACTGAGGGCACACTTTCGGATTATTTGATTAAGAACGGCCTGTCTGACAGCGGGATTCAGGCCTCAAGCGATCCCAACACCAGCCGTAATCGGGGGGATTTTTCCCTCTATGTGGTGCTGACCGACAAGGGCCTGGCAGAGCAGGACAAGATTATCTCTCTTATCTTTCAACAGATTGAGCTGGTGAAAAAGGCCGGCGCTCAACCCAGCTATTTCAATGAAATCAAGGAAAGTTTGAGCCAGTCCTTCCAGCACCTGCAAATCGAGAAAAATGCCCGCTTTATTGAGGGCTTGGCAGACCAGATGTTGCTCTATCCGCTGGAAAACATCATTGACTCGGCCTATGTGGTGGAAGAGATGGATGAAAAGGCTATCGAAGCCAAACTGGCCGGTATGACCTTGGACAATGCCCGAATTGTGCTGATGAGCGACAAGGCCGTAACCGATAAAACCACGCCCTATATGCAAGCGGGTTATTCTGCCCAAAAATTTACAAATGAGCAGAAAGCACGTTGGTTGGATTTCAGCAAAAATCCTGAGATTAAACTGCCGGAGCTTAACCCCTACTTTGCTACCGACTTTAGCTTGAATAAGGTGGATAGGGAGCGCACCAAGCCTGCCCTGATCGAAAATGGCAAGGGCACCAAAGTCTATGCCATGCCAAGCCATTATTTCGGCCAGGAGCCCAAGGCCAAGCTGCTGATGGTCTTTACCATCAGTGAGGAAAAACACGATCTCAAATCGGCCATGGCCGCCGCCCTGCTCAACTATATGCACGCCCTGGAGCAGAGCAAGCTCCTCTTCCAGGCTTCAGTGGCTGGGATTTCGGCCGACTTTACCTTCGGCCAGAACGGAGCGGTGCTTAGCCTAGAGGGCTACACCCAGCACCTGCAAAAATTGCTGGAAAATGGCCTGGCTAAGACCCAAAACTTCGAGCTAACCGAGGCCACCTTTGCCCAGGCCAAGCAACGGATGTTAGAAGGCATTGAGGCGGAAAACAAGGCCAACAGCCTACGCCAGGCCACCAGCGTACTAGGCAAGATCACCAGCTTCCCTTATTTTGAGCAGGACAAGCGCCGGGCCATGGTGGAAGAATTGACCCTGGCTGATGTGGCAGCCGCCCGTGAGCGTTCTCTGACCCAAGCCAATGGGGCAGGCTTGCTCTCGGTGGGGAATTTGTCGGACGAGCAGGTTAAATCCCTCCTGCAAGCGGCTGAAAAAGTGGTCAAAAATGCAAATGAGGGCCTTAACCTCAGCTCCTATGTGGATCTTAGCCAGGTAACAGATAAGGTCTCTTATATTCAGGCCGTGCCGCATGAGGACAATGCCTTGGCGCTGAGCTACTTTGTGCAGGGCGATGAGGAAATCAAGCAATCGGTGCAGGCAGGCTTGGTGAAAGACATCATCGCCCGTTGGCACTTCAATGATTTGAGAACCGAAAAACAGCTGGGCTATGTGGTTTACGCCACGGCCACTAAGGTGGGCAAGACCTCCGGCCTACAGTTTATGGTTCAAAGCCCCAACGCCACACCTGAAATCATCATGCAGCACAACCAGCGCTTCTTTAAGGAAACCTGGGACAAGCTGCAAACACTCAGCGATGAGGAGTTTGAAAAATACCGGGCCAGCCAGCTGGAAAAACTCCACTACAAGCCTGAATCCCTGGATCAGGAATTTGGCCGCTATGTGGCCGACTTCTCCCGGGGCCTAGACAAGTTCGACACCCGTGAGCAAATTATTGAGGCTCTCAAAGCGGTCAGCAAGCAGGAGGTGATTGACTTCTACAAGCAGGCTGTGATGGAGCAAAAGGGCTTCGTGCTGGCCAGCCAAAGCCTGGGTACCAAGGCCACCAAGGCCGATGCGGCGGTGCTAGAGGGCTTTAAGTTGATTGATAAACTTGAGGATTATCAGAAGGGCTTGCCAAGGACGGCTTGGTAA